A window of the Parabacteroides merdae ATCC 43184 genome harbors these coding sequences:
- a CDS encoding ATP-binding protein codes for MSLIRKSTELNIPTNVKMMIYGQAGMGKSTVALSAPKPLLLDFDNGVKRMNMAHLENIDTVQVTSWNDVQLVLQEDLSVYQTIVVDTIGKMMDFIITYKCGTRQPSIRDWGGINAEFSWMTRTLSSLKKHIIFVAHRDTRKEGDDTVFIPALREKSYNSIVTELDLLGYLEMKSERGVQRRTITFDPTSRNDGKNTCNLPSVMEVPTILDKNGNPTTKNDFISTRIIAPYLTMLQSKKAEQEAYNKVLSDITGCLELVADAASANDFIAHIDDFNHVGSSKMKASMMLAAKAKELGLIFNKETKTYSDAA; via the coding sequence ATGAGTTTAATCAGAAAATCAACGGAATTGAATATTCCAACAAACGTAAAGATGATGATTTACGGTCAAGCAGGTATGGGTAAGAGCACAGTAGCTTTGAGTGCACCAAAGCCTCTGTTGTTGGATTTTGACAATGGTGTTAAGCGTATGAATATGGCTCATTTGGAGAATATTGACACTGTACAGGTCACTTCTTGGAATGATGTTCAGCTGGTTTTGCAAGAAGATTTGTCTGTTTATCAGACTATTGTGGTTGATACCATTGGTAAGATGATGGATTTTATCATCACTTATAAATGTGGAACCAGGCAGCCATCTATTCGAGATTGGGGCGGTATCAATGCTGAATTTTCTTGGATGACAAGAACGCTATCAAGTCTGAAGAAACATATCATTTTTGTTGCCCATCGTGACACAAGAAAAGAGGGTGATGATACGGTGTTTATTCCTGCCTTACGTGAGAAGTCCTACAACTCCATCGTCACCGAACTTGATTTGTTAGGTTACTTGGAAATGAAGAGTGAGAGAGGAGTGCAGAGACGTACTATTACTTTCGATCCGACATCAAGGAATGACGGAAAGAATACTTGTAACTTGCCTTCAGTGATGGAAGTACCTACCATCCTTGACAAAAACGGCAATCCGACGACCAAGAATGATTTTATCTCTACTCGGATTATTGCTCCATATCTTACTATGTTGCAATCAAAAAAGGCTGAACAAGAAGCATATAACAAAGTGCTATCTGATATAACAGGTTGTTTAGAATTAGTTGCCGACGCAGCTTCAGCGAATGACTTTATCGCCCATATTGATGATTTCAACCATGTGGGAAGTTCAAAGATGAAAGCCTCAATGATGTTGGCAGCTAAGGCGAAAGAATTAGGACTGATTTTTAACAAAGAGACTAAAACTTATTCAGATGCAGCCTAA
- a CDS encoding helix-turn-helix domain-containing protein codes for MKTTRKCSFCGKSFVTRSGVQKYCSEACQAEAKRARTEQKNNLFKTARPIMEIQHQEYLTFSKAAILMGCSRQYVYKLVALGKLKASRISNRMAFIRKADIERMLEGNPYHRILPGSTSAQKKFTPSSPLAKKEKREKETDEVMDFYSGEEVMLLFKVKQSWLYTTAKRNRIPICRIAGKNYYSKKHIDEFFGVAVDTSNITDWLLIEEAEELFGMKPTALRAYTHRHKIPTKREYGRTYYSKSHLNELRRTDLVNDERYYTVEQVRQIYGLSSANICHIVKVKHIEKIKVGVKNLLLRSDVERVMAEREKQP; via the coding sequence ATGAAAACAACCAGAAAATGCAGTTTTTGCGGCAAGTCATTTGTAACCCGGAGCGGGGTACAGAAATATTGCAGCGAGGCTTGTCAGGCAGAAGCCAAACGAGCCAGAACGGAACAGAAGAACAACCTCTTCAAAACCGCCCGGCCAATCATGGAGATACAGCATCAGGAGTATCTCACCTTTTCCAAAGCAGCCATACTCATGGGTTGTTCCCGACAGTATGTTTACAAACTCGTAGCCCTCGGCAAGCTGAAAGCCTCACGTATCAGCAACCGCATGGCATTCATCCGCAAGGCGGACATCGAGCGGATGCTGGAAGGCAACCCCTACCACCGCATCCTGCCCGGCAGCACTTCCGCACAGAAAAAGTTCACTCCATCGTCTCCACTAGCCAAAAAAGAAAAAAGGGAAAAGGAAACAGACGAAGTGATGGACTTCTATTCGGGCGAGGAGGTAATGTTGCTCTTCAAGGTCAAGCAGTCGTGGCTATACACCACCGCCAAGCGCAACCGCATACCTATCTGCCGCATCGCAGGGAAGAACTATTACAGCAAAAAACACATTGACGAGTTTTTCGGTGTGGCAGTTGATACCAGCAATATCACCGACTGGCTCCTGATTGAAGAAGCGGAAGAACTGTTCGGCATGAAGCCGACCGCACTCCGGGCATACACCCATCGCCACAAGATACCGACCAAAAGAGAATACGGGCGTACCTACTACTCCAAATCCCATCTGAACGAACTCCGCAGGACAGACCTCGTGAACGATGAACGCTACTACACCGTGGAGCAAGTCCGGCAGATTTACGGACTTTCCTCCGCCAACATCTGCCATATCGTCAAGGTGAAACACATCGAAAAGATAAAGGTAGGTGTGAAAAACCTGCTTTTACGCTCTGATGTTGAGCGTGTTATGGCTGAGAGGGAGAAACAACCGTGA
- a CDS encoding recombination protein NinG, translating to MPYYIKRKKAKKKDKPLPLFDKAGITVKKKPDLKAKLDKEFSLFIRLRDCMPNGVFRCISCGQIKPFEQADCGHYFSRTHLATRFDENNCHAECRHCNRFKADHLEGYRVNLIDKIGQQKFALLKVKAAGTTKMTDFEYEQLIKYYKALNKKLRKEKGL from the coding sequence ATGCCGTACTACATAAAAAGAAAAAAGGCAAAGAAGAAAGACAAGCCTTTGCCACTGTTTGACAAAGCTGGTATAACAGTAAAGAAGAAGCCGGATTTGAAGGCAAAACTTGATAAAGAGTTTTCCCTTTTCATCCGGCTTCGTGATTGTATGCCTAATGGGGTTTTTCGATGTATCAGTTGCGGGCAAATAAAGCCCTTTGAACAAGCTGATTGTGGCCACTATTTCAGTCGTACACATTTGGCGACCCGTTTTGATGAAAACAATTGTCATGCCGAATGCCGACACTGCAATAGATTCAAAGCCGACCATTTAGAAGGGTATCGGGTGAATCTGATTGATAAAATCGGACAACAGAAATTTGCTTTACTAAAAGTGAAAGCTGCTGGTACTACTAAAATGACTGATTTTGAGTACGAACAATTAATCAAGTATTACAAAGCACTTAATAAGAAGTTACGAAAGGAGAAAGGGCTATGA
- a CDS encoding SH3 beta-barrel fold-containing protein has translation MAYELMKATGKAFAVCLSRAWALYRLTKQMHKGIVSFAYEKSDGSLRKAKGTLKDIQNLIKGTGSENYKTVRYFDIEANGFRSFKVENFITIY, from the coding sequence ATGGCTTACGAACTTATGAAAGCAACAGGTAAAGCGTTCGCGGTATGTCTTTCACGCGCATGGGCATTGTACCGTTTGACAAAACAAATGCACAAAGGTATCGTATCATTCGCCTATGAAAAGTCTGATGGTTCACTTCGCAAAGCCAAAGGTACGCTTAAAGACATTCAGAATCTTATCAAAGGTACTGGTTCTGAAAACTACAAGACGGTTCGCTATTTCGATATTGAGGCGAACGGATTCAGATCGTTCAAAGTAGAAAACTTCATAACGATTTACTAA
- a CDS encoding DNA methyltransferase: MEYIEFLRNKMAISHQTGFYINSEEITPTLYPHVKDTVRWAVAGGCRAIFSSFGMQKTVTQLEILRVILNHKGGKGLIVCPKRVVVEFLTQAEQHLHMKVTYVRTMADVMICPTDIMVTNYERVRDGEDGVRIDPSYFTATSLDEASVLRGFGTKTYQEFLPLFSGVPYRFVATATPSPNRYKELIHYAGYLGVMDTGQALTRFFQRDSTKANNLTLYPHKEKEFWLWVSTWALFLTKPSDLGYPDTGYELPELRVHEEIVNVDNSTAGADRDGQVKMFREAALGLADAAKERRDNMQEKIARVVEIINRPENKDDHFLLWHDLEAERLELCKAIPGCKAVYGSQDDEEADKVISDFKDGRLKYLAAKPEMLGEGLNFQYHCHKAIMFIDYRFNDKFQAIARIYRFMQQHPVDLYLVYAESEGEIFKSFMQKWAQHREMVANMTEIVRHNGLFGLQAEEKMMRWMFASREEKSGKLWKAINNDNVLECQKMESNSVDLIVTSIPFSNHYEYTPTYNDFGHNEDNDKFFEQMDYLTPELMRILKPGRLACIHVKDRVLFGNATGDGMPTIDPFSEITVFHYMKHGFRYMGRITVDTDVVRENNQTYRLGYTEMCKDGSKMGIGCPEYVLLFRKLPTDTSRAYADQPVKKDKSEYSLARWQIDAHASWKSSGNSLLSYEDMKGAGIDKIRHLFRNYEREHIYNYEEHVSFAEELEAYGKLPKTFMAVDPVSKKDWIWDDVARMRTLNTKQSQKKRQNHICPLQLDIVERLIERYSNKGELVFDPFGGIGTVPYCAIKLGRRGLSTELNYDYWKDGLSYLREAENEVSAPTLFDLMAI; encoded by the coding sequence ATGGAATATATAGAATTTCTAAGAAACAAGATGGCTATCAGTCATCAAACGGGGTTTTATATTAATTCGGAAGAAATTACCCCGACATTATACCCTCATGTAAAAGATACCGTTCGTTGGGCGGTTGCCGGTGGATGCCGTGCTATATTCTCCAGCTTCGGTATGCAAAAGACAGTCACCCAGCTGGAAATACTTCGGGTAATCTTGAACCATAAAGGAGGCAAGGGATTGATCGTTTGCCCTAAGCGTGTGGTAGTCGAGTTCCTAACACAAGCGGAACAACACTTGCACATGAAAGTAACCTATGTCCGAACTATGGCAGATGTGATGATATGTCCTACCGACATCATGGTAACAAACTACGAACGTGTGCGTGATGGTGAGGATGGAGTGAGAATAGATCCGTCCTATTTTACTGCAACATCATTGGATGAAGCCAGCGTGTTGCGCGGATTCGGCACCAAGACCTATCAGGAGTTTCTACCGTTGTTCTCGGGTGTCCCTTACAGGTTTGTCGCTACGGCTACACCTTCGCCAAACAGATACAAGGAACTTATACATTATGCTGGTTATCTTGGTGTGATGGACACCGGACAGGCTCTTACTCGATTCTTTCAGCGAGACAGCACGAAAGCGAATAACTTGACACTTTATCCGCATAAGGAAAAAGAATTTTGGTTGTGGGTATCTACATGGGCGTTGTTCCTAACCAAGCCTTCCGACCTCGGTTATCCGGATACTGGCTATGAGTTGCCTGAACTCCGTGTACATGAAGAGATTGTGAATGTGGACAATTCTACGGCTGGAGCTGATCGTGACGGACAGGTGAAAATGTTTCGTGAGGCTGCTCTCGGACTTGCTGACGCGGCAAAAGAACGCCGAGATAACATGCAGGAAAAGATTGCCCGTGTGGTAGAGATAATCAATCGCCCGGAAAACAAGGACGACCATTTCCTTTTATGGCATGACTTGGAAGCTGAACGGCTGGAACTATGCAAAGCGATTCCAGGTTGTAAGGCTGTCTATGGTTCACAAGACGATGAAGAAGCCGACAAGGTAATATCCGACTTCAAAGATGGCCGGCTGAAATACCTTGCAGCTAAACCGGAGATGCTTGGTGAAGGTCTGAACTTCCAGTATCATTGTCATAAAGCAATCATGTTCATTGACTACCGCTTCAACGATAAGTTCCAAGCGATAGCCCGTATATACCGCTTTATGCAGCAGCATCCCGTTGATCTCTATCTGGTCTATGCCGAAAGCGAGGGTGAAATATTTAAGAGCTTCATGCAGAAATGGGCACAACACCGGGAAATGGTCGCAAATATGACTGAAATTGTCCGGCATAACGGTTTGTTCGGTTTGCAGGCCGAGGAAAAGATGATGCGCTGGATGTTCGCCAGTCGGGAAGAAAAATCCGGCAAGTTGTGGAAAGCAATCAATAACGATAATGTATTGGAATGTCAGAAGATGGAAAGTAACTCTGTAGATCTGATCGTAACCAGTATCCCGTTCTCAAATCATTACGAATACACGCCTACATACAATGACTTTGGGCACAATGAAGATAACGATAAGTTCTTTGAACAGATGGATTATCTTACACCAGAGTTAATGCGCATTTTGAAACCGGGTCGGTTGGCCTGCATCCATGTGAAAGATCGTGTTTTGTTCGGCAACGCCACGGGGGACGGTATGCCAACTATCGATCCGTTCAGCGAAATAACTGTATTTCATTACATGAAGCACGGCTTCCGATATATGGGACGCATTACGGTCGATACCGACGTGGTGAGGGAAAACAATCAGACCTACCGTTTGGGCTATACCGAGATGTGCAAGGATGGTTCCAAGATGGGAATCGGATGCCCTGAATATGTATTGCTTTTTCGCAAGTTGCCTACCGATACCTCCCGCGCTTATGCCGACCAGCCTGTTAAGAAGGACAAGAGCGAATACTCGCTGGCCCGTTGGCAGATCGATGCCCATGCAAGTTGGAAGTCTTCTGGCAATTCATTGTTGTCATACGAAGATATGAAAGGTGCTGGAATAGATAAGATTCGGCATTTGTTCCGTAACTACGAACGTGAGCATATCTACAATTATGAAGAACACGTGTCTTTTGCGGAAGAGTTAGAAGCATACGGAAAACTTCCAAAAACATTTATGGCTGTCGACCCTGTAAGCAAGAAGGATTGGATATGGGATGATGTGGCCCGTATGAGAACGCTTAACACAAAGCAATCACAAAAGAAACGACAAAATCATATTTGTCCTCTTCAGTTAGATATCGTTGAAAGGCTGATTGAACGGTACTCGAACAAAGGAGAATTGGTATTTGACCCGTTCGGAGGTATCGGTACTGTCCCTTATTGTGCTATCAAGTTAGGTCGTAGGGGACTTTCAACAGAACTCAATTATGATTATTGGAAAGACGGGCTTTCTTATCTGCGGGAAGCGGAGAACGAAGTAAGTGCTCCTACATTGTTTGATTTAATGGCTATATGA
- a CDS encoding helix-turn-helix domain-containing protein: MRINRLNIGEEVRKKVDENGLSKAKFAELLGIARQNIEKTVFQKHSLDTDLLCNISEVLNCNFFNYYRPDNSCNKKDYTEQKEIKATLSIEMGAEKKEQVLRFVFGDNNIEILNK, translated from the coding sequence ATGAGAATCAATAGACTAAACATTGGAGAAGAAGTCCGCAAAAAGGTGGATGAGAACGGCTTATCAAAGGCTAAATTCGCTGAATTACTGGGTATTGCAAGGCAAAATATAGAAAAAACCGTATTTCAGAAGCATAGTCTTGATACAGATTTACTTTGTAATATAAGTGAAGTGTTGAATTGTAATTTTTTTAATTACTACAGACCAGACAATTCATGTAATAAAAAAGATTACACGGAGCAAAAGGAGATAAAGGCAACATTGTCTATAGAAATGGGAGCTGAGAAAAAAGAACAGGTGCTTAGATTCGTATTCGGAGATAATAATATTGAAATATTGAATAAATGA
- a CDS encoding DUF6864 domain-containing function → MVDFIESIGDFTILKQSEIIVYNDSEINIELRENDKPLVLKIYFVNKGGRKSSVLEEVNDNTLSLKFVNFEKENSLGGIFEPLRVGILDNGEILYFNCVIYTLNASEGNRLLKYSFLKKK, encoded by the coding sequence ATGGTGGATTTTATTGAGAGCATAGGCGATTTTACAATTTTAAAACAAAGTGAAATCATTGTTTATAACGATAGTGAAATAAATATAGAACTAAGAGAAAATGATAAACCTCTTGTTCTTAAAATTTATTTTGTAAACAAGGGTGGTAGAAAATCCTCTGTTTTGGAAGAGGTTAACGATAATACGTTAAGCCTCAAATTTGTGAATTTTGAGAAAGAAAACTCATTGGGTGGAATTTTTGAGCCTTTAAGAGTAGGGATACTTGATAATGGTGAAATATTATATTTCAATTGTGTAATTTATACATTGAATGCGAGTGAAGGCAATCGACTTTTAAAATATTCTTTTTTAAAAAAGAAATGA
- a CDS encoding DEAD/DEAH box helicase family protein has product MIETRKTEIRYVTSDPKKMLNMYLAKRVLKTWEESFIDEDTGETVTIERNEILFDRGTLIDQDILAKIRFSMEADGIREVEVSNQNRLAFENENNVLYPHIAQAEIGGKKSKFLLYATGLENACLILKDYIELNYLFGFTLTMVKEFDSCVILTDTLKERKVDDASIAYLKEEITTEEYLDKMDEENQEDEESKPDERKFYQIETKITFMNGENEDERVQTFVVNTFNVDRAMMLITHYLKNKEEECEKQAKENGHEFRKREIHTAIESAKPIPVGRFIPKEFSIAYIE; this is encoded by the coding sequence ATGATAGAAACAAGAAAAACAGAAATCCGGTATGTGACATCTGACCCAAAGAAGATGCTCAACATGTATCTTGCAAAACGCGTCCTCAAAACATGGGAGGAATCTTTCATTGATGAAGATACCGGTGAAACAGTAACGATTGAACGGAATGAAATTCTTTTCGACCGTGGTACGCTGATAGACCAAGACATTTTGGCGAAAATTCGTTTCAGCATGGAAGCTGACGGTATCAGGGAAGTGGAAGTCAGCAATCAGAACCGTTTGGCGTTCGAGAATGAAAATAATGTGTTATATCCGCATATTGCCCAAGCGGAAATAGGAGGTAAGAAAAGCAAGTTCCTGCTTTACGCAACAGGGTTGGAGAATGCTTGCCTTATCTTGAAAGACTATATCGAACTAAACTATTTGTTCGGATTCACTCTGACTATGGTAAAAGAGTTCGATTCCTGTGTAATTCTCACCGATACTTTGAAAGAACGCAAGGTGGACGACGCTTCGATAGCCTACCTCAAAGAAGAGATTACTACAGAAGAATATCTTGATAAGATGGATGAAGAGAATCAGGAAGATGAAGAATCCAAGCCTGACGAAAGGAAGTTCTACCAAATTGAGACGAAAATTACCTTCATGAATGGAGAAAATGAAGATGAAAGAGTTCAAACTTTTGTCGTGAACACTTTTAACGTTGATAGGGCGATGATGCTTATTACTCACTACCTCAAAAATAAAGAGGAAGAATGTGAGAAACAAGCCAAAGAAAATGGACATGAGTTTAGAAAGAGGGAAATCCATACAGCTATAGAATCGGCAAAACCTATTCCGGTAGGACGATTCATCCCGAAAGAATTTTCAATAGCCTATATAGAATAA
- a CDS encoding DUF4364 family protein produces the protein MKEYTPIEKDTILRCFYLGVSVNYQSCQDIINILVSDGYVVLRTSVNGRAYHITDKGKGFILQGRVC, from the coding sequence ATGAAAGAATACACACCAATAGAGAAAGATACTATACTAAGGTGCTTTTATCTTGGAGTTTCCGTAAACTACCAATCATGCCAAGATATTATCAACATTCTTGTATCTGATGGATATGTAGTGCTACGTACATCCGTAAACGGAAGGGCATATCATATCACAGACAAGGGAAAGGGATTCATCTTGCAAGGCCGGGTATGCTAA
- a CDS encoding DUF6633 family protein, with the protein MERSFKGNAPSLALLGETYPDEQVNTWIIAQLMDLYKFAGVKEKPTFQQVLELSVMIRVEYYYLKASELLLFFFKLKTGEYGTFYGVVDPMVIMSALIEFKAYRKRQLEKYDREEQERQREKRYEKQDKNSVPFPDHLEFLKKIMESE; encoded by the coding sequence GTGGAACGTTCGTTCAAGGGGAATGCGCCTTCATTGGCTTTGCTCGGAGAAACCTATCCAGATGAACAGGTGAATACTTGGATAATTGCTCAACTGATGGACTTGTACAAGTTTGCCGGTGTAAAAGAGAAGCCTACATTCCAACAGGTTTTGGAGCTTTCCGTGATGATACGTGTGGAATACTATTACCTGAAAGCTTCCGAATTGTTGCTTTTTTTCTTCAAGTTGAAAACTGGCGAATATGGCACCTTTTACGGTGTTGTGGATCCTATGGTGATCATGTCTGCTCTAATTGAGTTCAAAGCATACAGAAAAAGGCAACTGGAGAAATACGACCGGGAAGAACAGGAAAGACAACGAGAAAAAAGATACGAGAAGCAAGACAAGAACTCCGTACCATTTCCGGATCATTTGGAGTTTCTGAAAAAGATTATGGAATCAGAATAA
- a CDS encoding leucine-rich repeat domain-containing protein, producing the protein MKKTLFFLFIFISANAQNKRTINLEIAGTLFSKINTEINNISDITLTGNINNEDIIVLRNMVQNGSLEYVDMFDSYIHGEGDEDNVIPEEAFKNCTNLKSIILPQKTLALGYESFYMCI; encoded by the coding sequence ATGAAGAAAACACTATTTTTTCTATTTATTTTTATTTCTGCAAATGCACAGAATAAACGAACTATAAATCTTGAAATAGCCGGTACTCTTTTCTCTAAGATTAATACAGAAATCAATAATATTTCAGACATTACATTAACTGGCAACATTAACAATGAAGATATTATTGTACTTAGGAATATGGTGCAAAATGGATCTTTAGAATATGTAGATATGTTCGATTCTTATATTCACGGAGAAGGAGATGAAGACAATGTCATACCGGAAGAAGCCTTTAAGAATTGCACTAATCTAAAATCTATCATACTGCCACAAAAAACATTGGCACTTGGATACGAGTCTTTTTACATGTGTATTTAG
- a CDS encoding DEAD/DEAH box helicase: MSYVLRDYQQKASDAAVSFFNNKAKKTNAIMVLPTGSGKSLIIADIASRLDGHTLVFQPSKEIVEQNFKKLCSYGILDCSIYSASFNSKEISRITFATIGSVKSHPELFAHFKNIIVDECHLVNPIEGMYKDFFDAVKCKVLGLTATPYRLSSSRDFGSMLKFITRTKPHVFSEVIYHVQVSTLLDMGYLSKVNYYPMNPTGWNELNLKINTTGADYTDKSVQKEYERIDFYSYIVHIVQRLMNPKAGGKRKGILVFTRFLKEAERLTMSIPGCVIVSGDTPKKERERILEMFKVGEIPVVANVGVLTTGFDYPELDTVVMARPTMSLAMYYQIVGRCIRPHKDKEAAWFVDLCGNINRFGEVSDLHLKDTGNGKWAVFSRGRQLTNVRF, encoded by the coding sequence ATGAGTTATGTATTACGAGATTACCAACAGAAAGCCTCTGATGCTGCCGTTTCTTTCTTCAATAACAAGGCGAAGAAAACAAATGCTATCATGGTATTGCCTACAGGAAGCGGAAAGAGCCTTATCATAGCTGACATCGCTTCAAGACTTGACGGTCATACATTGGTATTCCAGCCGAGCAAGGAAATTGTCGAACAGAACTTCAAGAAACTTTGTTCTTACGGGATTCTCGATTGTAGCATTTATTCCGCCTCCTTCAATTCAAAAGAGATAAGCCGGATAACATTCGCAACCATCGGTAGCGTGAAAAGCCATCCGGAACTTTTTGCCCACTTCAAGAATATCATCGTGGACGAGTGTCACCTTGTGAATCCGATAGAGGGAATGTACAAGGATTTCTTCGATGCTGTGAAGTGCAAGGTTCTTGGATTAACGGCAACGCCATATCGTTTGAGTTCCAGCCGTGACTTCGGCTCTATGCTAAAATTCATAACCCGGACAAAGCCCCATGTGTTTTCAGAGGTCATTTATCATGTACAGGTATCGACCTTGCTTGATATGGGCTATCTCTCAAAGGTGAACTACTATCCGATGAATCCTACCGGATGGAACGAACTCAATTTGAAGATAAACACTACCGGAGCCGACTATACCGATAAGTCAGTCCAAAAGGAATATGAACGGATAGACTTTTATAGTTACATCGTTCATATCGTCCAAAGGCTGATGAATCCGAAAGCAGGAGGCAAGAGGAAGGGTATTTTGGTATTTACCCGGTTTTTGAAAGAAGCGGAACGATTGACGATGTCCATACCCGGATGTGTCATTGTTTCCGGTGATACTCCAAAGAAGGAACGTGAAAGAATACTCGAAATGTTCAAGGTCGGGGAAATACCTGTAGTAGCCAATGTTGGTGTACTTACTACCGGCTTTGATTACCCAGAACTTGACACAGTTGTTATGGCCAGACCTACCATGTCACTTGCGATGTATTACCAGATTGTAGGTCGTTGCATCCGTCCTCATAAAGATAAGGAAGCCGCATGGTTTGTGGATTTATGCGGTAACATCAACCGTTTCGGTGAAGTTTCCGATTTGCATTTGAAAGACACGGGTAACGGAAAGTGGGCTGTGTTTTCAAGAGGAAGACAATTGACAAACGTAAGATTCTAA
- a CDS encoding helix-turn-helix domain-containing protein, whose protein sequence is MKVFTELTPECDITAQMYAAGYEKKEIAVLKHRAVSTINNQLQTAFLILGVRNGRELALKLAERISGIRLTLDFSPAMRSFVACVLLIILCVDSHLDMKRQQIRTRSNANVELIARVRVRIRGRNMPLLYGT, encoded by the coding sequence ATGAAAGTATTTACCGAGTTAACGCCCGAATGTGACATTACAGCACAAATGTACGCAGCCGGGTATGAAAAAAAGGAGATTGCCGTATTGAAGCATCGTGCAGTAAGTACGATAAATAACCAGCTTCAGACAGCATTTTTAATTTTGGGTGTTCGGAATGGGAGGGAGTTGGCATTAAAGTTAGCCGAGAGGATATCAGGTATCCGGTTGACGCTGGACTTTTCGCCGGCCATGAGATCATTTGTTGCTTGTGTACTTTTGATTATTCTTTGTGTTGATAGTCATTTAGACATGAAACGGCAACAAATCCGAACCCGTTCTAATGCCAATGTAGAACTTATCGCCCGTGTTCGTGTAAGAATTAGAGGGCGTAATATGCCTTTATTATATGGAACTTGA
- a CDS encoding radical SAM protein, protein MYCLRLEDGMLVETTDTFLPYYTKDAIGRKQNFLDNDNLGSRSERWMIGVSTMSGCPVRCKFCATGNMKRYRNLTADEIVGQVEFAIEQAGFDPCDANEFKINYTRMGEPFLNIEAVKEAIGRISEIYPNTHHYVSTIGIKGSDFSFVKGNVTLQISLHSFDEEKRNWLIPYPKKMSIEELGRIRTESNLKTTINLTLVNESDFDTEKLEKYFDKEYFFVKLSPINPNNISEKNNLGNGIIEGVNLV, encoded by the coding sequence GTGTATTGTTTACGTCTTGAAGACGGTATGCTTGTAGAGACGACTGATACGTTTCTTCCGTACTACACGAAAGATGCGATAGGAAGGAAACAAAACTTCCTTGACAATGATAACTTGGGAAGTCGTTCCGAACGCTGGATGATTGGCGTTTCGACAATGAGCGGATGTCCTGTAAGATGCAAGTTTTGTGCTACAGGTAATATGAAACGCTATCGCAACCTTACGGCTGATGAGATTGTCGGTCAGGTGGAATTTGCCATTGAGCAGGCTGGATTCGACCCTTGCGATGCCAATGAGTTCAAGATAAACTATACCCGTATGGGAGAACCATTCTTGAACATTGAAGCCGTAAAGGAAGCTATCGGGCGTATTTCTGAAATATATCCGAACACTCACCATTATGTTTCAACGATTGGAATCAAGGGGAGCGATTTTTCTTTCGTTAAAGGCAATGTGACGCTTCAAATCAGTCTGCATAGCTTTGATGAAGAGAAACGAAACTGGCTTATTCCTTATCCAAAGAAGATGAGTATAGAAGAACTTGGTCGGATTCGAACCGAAAGTAACCTGAAAACTACTATCAATCTTACGTTGGTGAATGAATCAGATTTTGATACGGAAAAACTGGAGAAATATTTTGATAAAGAGTACTTCTTTGTTAAGCTATCCCCAATAAATCCAAACAACATATCGGAGAAAAACAATCTCGGTAACGGAATTATCGAGGGAGTGAATTTAGTATGA